A window of Pomacea canaliculata isolate SZHN2017 linkage group LG3, ASM307304v1, whole genome shotgun sequence contains these coding sequences:
- the LOC112560348 gene encoding uncharacterized protein LOC112560348, with amino-acid sequence MAICDDVTWRRWLYLEYLIVCVTGVLSQRPCTDANGFIQASSYFLENHTTVYPMQYGDCSFGQSLCNYTQFCTDQDAESWRQNGDHAECPGNDGLYKSFSVLVSPLLDISHVTCLTFEYTQEPPGTLSVYLATTTSLFIIMPEELAQKQSFVKFTAVLSGTVGKLMFRARSPNVNYTVQLRAVKLQQGSCTESGFVLPTCSFERNDSLSSCGWSLNNWNITALLSAPESSESIYGASGTGYFAYVMYPTRKGTLTTSLLQRTESQTGCLEFSYVLCGPDSRLLVSIETVDGNRRVLWSGPPNTSTDCLKTWQHAQVPVSSAAAFAIIFENVPANSTSFVIGVDYIKYTLQTSPFNCRLEPQHAQPRDDDVTFSPSSLTQGLPRGTSPVSLSAPYKSETSTFLQSTSSPSEFASKVSLSTQVLLQSQAEHNNQATPIIAGVVAAVVTVVACIVVLVIILIRKRRQKQTTGLRKSTNCDRSDDEVANNPHRDGGHPLDEMNMENKKDSEVSSQPEGDYSDIAEDGVPGSTRNRGYILSPGDTEESRSISWNSNKNIKDVYSQVNKQQKVPQEMYAHVHKMKKKTENIGSEQDNRECLNPSYSPETYELTGPQSSKAAATQDDEEYNDLNFEQNRQGNENCSPSEATGQMYSHLQGDVLYDCAKVEHNRLGGNMVVDSEYNHLVT; translated from the exons ATGGCGATATGTGATGACGTGACGTGGCGTCGATGGCTGTACTTGGAATATTTGATTGTGTGCGTTACCGGCGTTCTCTCCCAAAG ACCCTGCACAGATGCTAATGGTTTCATTCAGGCAAGCAGCTACTTTCTCGAGAATCATACTACAG TGTACCCTATGCAATACGGAGACTGTTCCTTTGGTCAGTCTCTGTGTAACTACACTCAGTTCTGTACGGACCAGGATGCGGAGAGCTGGCGACAAAATGGAG ATCACGCTGAATGTCCGGGGAATGATGGCCTGTACAAGTCCTTCTCAGTCCTGGTGTCGCCGCTACTCGatatcagtcacgtgacctgcctaACGTTTGAATACACACAAGAACCACCTGGAACGCTTAGTGTTTACCTGGCAACaacaacatctttatttattataatgcCTGAGGAACttgcacaaaaacaaagttttgtaaAGTTCACGGCTGTGTTATCAGGTACTGTTGGTAAG ctgaTGTTCCGAGCTCGCAGTCCTAATGTTAACTACACGGTTCAGCTGCGTGCTGTCAAACTGCAACAAGGATCTTGCACTGAGTCTG GGTTTGTCTTACCAACATGTTCCTTTGAACGTAACGATTCGCTTTCATCTTGTGGCTGGAGTCTGAACAACTGGAACATAACCGCCCTACTGTCAGCCCCAGAAAGTAGCGAAAGTATATATGGCGCATCAGGTACAG GGTACTTTGCTTACGTCATGTACCCGACTCGTAAAGGCACGTTGACCACTTCCCTGCTTCAGCGAACAGAAAGTCAGACAGGATGTCTGGAATTCAGCTACGTCCTCTGTGGCCCTGATTCAAGATTGCTCGTATCCATTGAGACTGTGGATGGAAATCGGAGAGTACTGTGGTCAGGGCCTCCAAACACGTCAACTGACTGTTTAAAAACATGGCAACATGCACAAGTACCTGTGTCATCCGCAGCTGCATTTGCT ATAATCTTTGAAAATGTACCTGCGAACAGCACTTCGTTCGTGATTGGCGTGGACTATATTAAATACACGCTACAGACGTCACCATTCAACTGTCGACTTGAACCACAGCACGCTCAGCCACGTGACGATGACGTCACATTCTCACCATCGAGTTTGACACAAGGACTGCCAAGAGGCACCAGTCCAGTGTCCTTGTCGGCGCCATATAAATCAGAAACATCTACATTTCTCCAGTCTACGTCATCTCCTTCAGAATTTGCAAGCAAAGTTTCCCTGTCGACACAAGTTTTACTGCAGTCACAGGCTGAACACAACAATC AGGCGACGCCAATCATCGCTGGTGTTGTGGCAGCTGTGGTCACCGTCGTTGCCTGCATTGTCGTTCttgtcatcatcctcatccgAAAGAGACGCCAGAAACAGACGACAGG TCTCAGGAAAAGTACAAACTGTGACAGAAGTGATGATGAGGTCGCAAATAACCCGCATCGTGACGGTGGGCATCCTCTGGATGAGATgaacatggaaaataaaaaggacagtGAAGTTTCCTCGCAACCTGAAGGTGACTATTCTGACATCGCAGAAGACGGGGTACCTGGCTCAACACGTAACCGGGGATACATACTAAGTCCTGGGGATACCGAAGAATCGCGTTCCATCTCCTGGAACAGCAACAAGAACATAAAAGATGTGTACTCACAAgttaacaaacaacagaaagtccCTCAAGAAATGTACGCTCATGTTcacaagatgaagaagaaaacagaaaatataggCTCAGAGCAAGACAATAGAGAGTGTCTCAATCCATCGTATTCTCCAGAGACTTATGAGTTGACTGGCCCACAATCATCCAAGGCTGCTGCTACACAGGATGATGAAGAGTACAACGACCTCAACTTTGAGCAGAACAGACAAGGCAATGAGAACTGTTCACCAAGTGAGGCGACTGGACAGATGTACTCTCATCTCCAGGGCGATGTCCTGTACGACTGTGCCAAGGTTGAACACAACAGACTCGGTGGTAACATGGTGGTCGACTCCGAGTACAACCATTTGGTCacatga